The proteins below are encoded in one region of Neodiprion virginianus isolate iyNeoVirg1 chromosome 7, iyNeoVirg1.1, whole genome shotgun sequence:
- the LOC124309435 gene encoding putative nuclease HARBI1, with protein MQLLICLQFYATASFQLVNGDLMAISQFTVSRIIHRVSAQIASLIHAVIKIPSMEAAMIANRDLFRQLGARREGIGLPGVNGAIDCTHIRLSHTKLAELQEVYRNRKGYFSLNVQAMVGPNMKFLDVVPEWPGSNHDSQIFQNSRIYMRYHERQLTGTLVGDAGYPCLPFLLTPLANPITDAQQRYNNAL; from the exons ATGCAATTATTAATATGTCTACAATTTTACGCTACCGCTAGCTTTCAA CTCGTCAACGGAGATCTGATGGCTATATCTCAGTTTACAGTATCCAGGATAATACACAGAGTATCGGCTCAAATTGCATCATTGATTCACGCAGTTATCAAAATTCCTAGTATGGAAGCTGCTATGATCGCAAACAGAGATCTATTCAGACAACTTGGTGCACGCAGGGAGGGTATCGGTTTACCTGGCGTTAATGGCGCTATCGACTGTACTCACATTCGATTATCTCATACGAAATTAGCAGAACTGCAGGAGGTTTATAGGAATCGTAAGGGATATTTTTCCCTCAATGTACAG GCAATGGTCGGACCGAATATGAAATTCTTGGATGTGGTTCCGGAATGGCCTGGAAGTAACCATGACAGCCAAATATTCCAAAACTCACGAATTTACATGCGGTATCATGAGAGACAACTTACTGGAACCCTGGTTGGAGATGCCGGCTATCCATGCTTGCCATTTCTGCTGACTCCACTGGCAAATCCAATTACAGATGCTCAACAAAG GTATAACAATGCACTGTGa